In the Palaeococcus pacificus DY20341 genome, one interval contains:
- a CDS encoding PIN domain-containing protein yields the protein MVKNDYLIVLDTNFLLVPGQFGVDIVRELYRILDVKFEVCVPDVVKQELDVIERKSRGKDLLAIRMAKRLIEGFKIVEVGRFGEKPTDELILEFALKTPNVIVCTNDKGLKKKLREKGIPVVYLRQKKILVLEGMIN from the coding sequence ATGGTTAAAAATGATTATTTGATTGTACTCGACACGAACTTTCTCTTAGTTCCCGGCCAGTTTGGAGTGGATATTGTAAGAGAACTCTACCGCATTTTGGATGTCAAGTTTGAGGTATGTGTTCCAGATGTTGTAAAGCAAGAGCTCGATGTCATAGAGCGAAAATCCCGCGGCAAAGATCTTTTAGCGATTAGAATGGCTAAGAGGCTAATAGAGGGTTTTAAGATCGTGGAAGTGGGCAGGTTTGGTGAAAAGCCAACGGATGAGCTAATTTTAGAGTTTGCCTTAAAAACGCCTAATGTAATCGTCTGCACAAACGATAAGGGGCTAAAGAAAAAGTTGAGGGAAAAAGGAATTCCCGTTGTTTATTTGAGGCAAAAGAAAATTTTAGTCCTGGAGGGGATGATAAATTAA
- a CDS encoding asparagine synthetase A yields the protein MNAVQLISRDISPILRVQTKVIGYMTDYFIKKGFKWLLPVMLSSITDPLWPDPAASKMRAPEIEAYGTRLKLMHSMILHKQMAIAMGLEKIFVLSPNIRLEERDRDDGRHAYEFTQLDFEMAYASMDDVMGLIEGLIVGLFDYARGLPEMRELDRELPKIKAPFKRFTMAEIEEEYGDDEEASKAMDEPFWIIDISREFYDREDPTKPGHFRNYDLIMPEGYGEVSSGGEREWQYEVILRKLKESGLSLEAFKPYLEVAKARKLKPSAGAGIGVERIVRFIVGAKHIAEVQPFPRIPGIPAVI from the coding sequence ATGAACGCAGTTCAGCTGATTAGTAGAGATATAAGTCCAATCCTGAGAGTACAAACGAAGGTAATTGGATATATGACTGACTATTTCATAAAGAAGGGCTTTAAATGGCTCTTACCTGTAATGCTAAGCTCTATAACCGATCCACTGTGGCCAGATCCCGCAGCGAGCAAAATGAGGGCCCCAGAGATTGAGGCCTATGGAACTAGGCTTAAATTAATGCACAGCATGATCCTCCACAAGCAGATGGCTATAGCGATGGGCTTGGAAAAGATTTTCGTACTCTCTCCAAACATTAGGCTTGAAGAGAGGGATAGAGACGATGGAAGACACGCTTATGAGTTCACCCAGCTCGACTTCGAGATGGCCTACGCAAGCATGGACGATGTGATGGGTCTTATAGAAGGCTTAATAGTAGGTTTATTTGACTATGCAAGAGGATTACCAGAGATGAGAGAGCTGGATAGAGAGCTCCCAAAGATAAAAGCTCCTTTCAAGCGCTTCACCATGGCAGAGATTGAAGAGGAATATGGCGACGATGAGGAAGCAAGCAAAGCTATGGACGAGCCTTTCTGGATAATCGACATCTCAAGAGAGTTCTATGATAGAGAAGACCCCACAAAACCAGGACACTTTAGAAACTATGACCTAATAATGCCCGAAGGCTATGGCGAAGTCTCAAGCGGCGGCGAGAGGGAATGGCAGTACGAGGTAATCTTAAGGAAGCTCAAAGAGAGTGGACTCAGCTTGGAGGCATTTAAGCCCTATCTAGAGGTAGCAAAAGCGAGAAAGCTTAAGCCCTCAGCAGGCGCGGGCATTGGAGTGGAGAGAATCGTTAGGTTCATAGTAGGAGCAAAGCACATAGCGGAGGTGCAACCTTTCCCAAGAATTCCGGGAATTCCTGCAGTGATTTAA
- a CDS encoding CBS domain-containing protein, translating into MQIIVGKRRHVQLEKRKEMSHNIKYISKVPVKLVMDKDFLKVHPEDSLVELVGKLRGEETSAVVVDDEGKLLGFITAKDLLKFFAPLHRHTVIGLGLLKRYSLTRASYVRDIMITKPITITIDDYLDHAIKLMVETGKHHLPVVDKEKRVHGVLEVKDIVRLIRIVSL; encoded by the coding sequence ATGCAGATTATAGTGGGAAAGAGGCGACATGTGCAACTCGAAAAGAGAAAAGAGATGAGCCACAACATCAAATACATAAGCAAAGTTCCTGTCAAGCTCGTTATGGATAAAGACTTTCTCAAAGTTCATCCTGAGGACAGCTTAGTTGAGCTGGTTGGAAAGCTAAGAGGGGAAGAGACTTCGGCTGTTGTTGTTGATGATGAAGGCAAGCTTTTAGGCTTTATTACTGCAAAGGACTTGTTAAAATTCTTTGCACCTCTCCACAGACACACAGTTATAGGGCTGGGGCTCTTAAAGAGATATTCTTTAACCAGAGCCTCATATGTAAGGGACATAATGATAACAAAGCCCATTACGATAACTATTGATGATTACTTGGATCACGCCATTAAACTCATGGTTGAAACCGGAAAGCACCATCTTCCCGTTGTGGATAAAGAAAAGAGAGTACACGGTGTCCTGGAAGTAAAGGACATTGTAAGGCTCATCAGAATTGTAAGTCTCTAA
- a CDS encoding cation:proton antiporter, translated as MEDLLLIALILITAKITGYAFEKIGQPTVLGQILGGIAIGLYFKSDEVIHAFSNLGVLILLFLAGLESDLEEFKRVGRPSMLIATIGVITAFLFGFLISLPFVSTNEALLFGAIMTPTSVSITVRVLMELRKLRTKEGAAILAAAVIDDVFGILALTIVISVLKEGSVHIIGILEILIKVVGFLFILLKFGVPLMERLFHQVSRIKLPETTTTFALITAIFFAILAERMNIASILGAYMTGLVLGQTYYGKQIIEKISTLGYAIFIPIFFVEVGMSIDLGYIYSAGLFAVLYTIMAILSKIVGCGAGAYLGGFNLKESLGIGIGMIPRLGVELAMLAIAIKSGVANQDMLTIAVFMVFVTTIITPPMLKWAHTKLK; from the coding sequence ATGGAAGACCTGCTATTGATTGCTTTGATATTAATTACAGCAAAGATAACAGGATACGCATTTGAAAAGATAGGACAGCCGACTGTTTTAGGGCAAATTCTAGGTGGGATAGCCATAGGATTATACTTTAAGAGTGACGAAGTTATACACGCATTCTCAAACTTAGGAGTTCTCATTCTGCTGTTTTTGGCGGGTCTTGAAAGTGATCTTGAAGAGTTTAAGAGAGTCGGAAGGCCCAGCATGCTTATAGCAACTATAGGTGTTATCACAGCATTCTTATTTGGATTTTTAATATCATTGCCGTTTGTTTCGACTAACGAGGCCCTATTATTCGGTGCCATAATGACCCCAACAAGTGTCAGCATAACGGTTAGAGTTTTGATGGAGTTAAGAAAGCTCAGAACTAAAGAAGGCGCTGCTATTCTAGCTGCTGCTGTTATAGATGATGTTTTTGGAATTTTGGCGCTGACTATAGTAATCTCCGTGCTTAAAGAAGGGAGTGTGCACATCATCGGCATATTGGAAATATTGATAAAAGTAGTTGGCTTTTTGTTTATACTATTGAAGTTTGGCGTTCCTCTTATGGAGCGCTTATTCCACCAAGTGAGCAGAATAAAGCTGCCCGAGACCACCACAACCTTCGCATTAATAACGGCAATATTTTTTGCCATTTTAGCCGAAAGAATGAATATAGCATCGATTTTGGGAGCTTATATGACAGGTTTAGTCCTAGGACAGACTTACTACGGAAAGCAAATTATAGAGAAGATTTCCACGTTGGGATACGCAATTTTCATACCTATATTTTTCGTCGAAGTTGGCATGAGCATAGATTTGGGATATATTTACAGCGCAGGCCTCTTCGCAGTTTTATACACAATAATGGCCATATTGAGCAAGATAGTCGGCTGTGGGGCAGGAGCTTATTTAGGCGGCTTCAACTTAAAAGAATCGCTTGGGATTGGTATCGGAATGATACCAAGATTGGGTGTGGAATTAGCAATGTTAGCAATTGCAATAAAGAGCGGCGTAGCCAATCAAGACATGCTCACCATAGCCGTTTTCATGGTGTTTGTAACGACGATAATAACGCCTCCAATGCTCAAGTGGGCTCACACAAAATTGAAATAG
- a CDS encoding translation initiation factor IF-2 subunit gamma, translating to MAKKKFKQSEVNIGMVGHVDHGKTTLTKALTGIWADTHSEELRRGITIKIGFADAEIRKCPSCGKYSTSPKCPYCGAETEFERRISFIDSPGHEALMTTMLAGASLMDGAVLVIAANEPCPKPQTREHLMALQIVGNKNIIIAQNKIELVSKEKAIENYNQIKEFVKGTVAENAPIIPISALHGANVDVLMKAIEDFISTPKRDPNKPPKMFVLRSFDVNKPGTTPEKLIGGVLGGSIVQGKLKVGDEIEIRPGVPYEEHGRIKYEPITTEIVSLQAGGKFVDEAFPGGLVGVGTKLDPYLTKGDLMAGNIVGKPGQLPPVWEDLRLEVHLLDRVVGTEEELKVEPIKRREMLLLNVGTARTVGLVTNLGKDEAEIKLQIPICAEPGDRVAISRQVGSRWRLIGYGLIKE from the coding sequence CTCACAGTGAGGAGCTTAGAAGAGGTATCACAATAAAGATAGGTTTTGCAGATGCGGAGATTAGGAAGTGTCCGAGCTGTGGGAAGTACTCTACTTCTCCAAAGTGCCCCTACTGCGGTGCTGAAACAGAGTTTGAGAGGAGGATTTCCTTCATAGATTCACCCGGTCATGAGGCTTTGATGACCACAATGCTCGCTGGAGCTTCTCTAATGGATGGTGCTGTTCTTGTCATAGCAGCTAATGAGCCATGTCCGAAGCCCCAGACTAGAGAGCACTTGATGGCTCTGCAAATTGTTGGAAACAAGAACATTATAATTGCCCAAAACAAAATCGAGCTCGTCAGCAAAGAAAAGGCCATAGAAAACTACAACCAGATAAAGGAGTTTGTTAAGGGAACTGTTGCAGAGAATGCTCCAATCATTCCGATCTCGGCTCTACACGGTGCAAACGTCGATGTTTTGATGAAAGCTATTGAGGACTTCATTTCAACACCTAAGCGCGATCCAAATAAGCCGCCAAAGATGTTTGTCCTCAGGAGCTTCGACGTTAATAAACCCGGAACTACACCTGAGAAGCTCATAGGTGGCGTTTTGGGAGGTTCAATAGTCCAAGGAAAGCTCAAGGTAGGGGATGAAATCGAAATAAGGCCTGGTGTGCCTTATGAGGAGCATGGAAGGATTAAGTATGAGCCAATAACTACGGAGATAGTCTCTCTTCAAGCAGGAGGTAAGTTCGTCGATGAGGCCTTTCCAGGTGGGCTAGTAGGTGTCGGGACTAAGCTCGATCCATACCTAACTAAGGGAGACTTGATGGCAGGTAACATCGTAGGAAAGCCCGGACAATTGCCGCCTGTTTGGGAAGACCTCCGCTTAGAAGTGCATCTTTTGGATAGGGTGGTTGGAACTGAGGAAGAGCTCAAAGTTGAGCCCATAAAGAGGAGAGAGATGCTGTTGTTGAACGTGGGAACTGCTAGAACAGTTGGTCTTGTCACGAACTTAGGAAAGGACGAGGCAGAGATAAAGCTTCAAATACCAATATGTGCAGAGCCTGGAGATAGGGTTGCAATAAGCAGGCAAGTGGGCTCAAGGTGGCGCCTCATTGGATATGGTCTTATTAAGGAGTGA